A genomic segment from Deltaproteobacteria bacterium encodes:
- the fusA gene encoding elongation factor G — protein sequence MTRENLIKRIRNIGIIAHIDAGKTTLTERILFYTGKTHKMGEVHDGQATMDWMPEEQERGITITSAVTTCYWLGKEIHIIDTPGHVDFTIEVERSLRVLDGTVGVFCAVGGVEPQSETVWHQADKYKVPKIAFINKMDRPGADFWGTIKQMKERLGVYPLILTLPFGSEDSFQGIFDIIKEKLVLWDETTQGIEFTESPIPEEYGQKVSEARENMLEALSGVDDAIMEKYLDEETISDKELHEAIRRACIGLQCVPVYCGSALKNKGVQPVLDGIVRYLPSPLDVPPIKGVIPDTDTVEECLSQDNAPLAALAFKVQMDQGRKMTYVRVYSGKLVTGDEVWNPGKRYREKVARILRMHANKRERIKEAGAGDIVAVMGLKHTTTGDTLCDPKHPILLERIETYQPVISVAVEPKTIGHQEKIDSALNKLSEEDPTFRVKFDEETGQTIISGMGELHLEILVQRLSREFNVPVRIGRPQVVYRETIQKSVTIEERFDRLIGDGRQVATVIIQVSPRERRGANRVISELQPERLPEGYEDLILETLRQRLESGVLKGFPMIDIEVILKDASFEEGLSTDVSFRAAASIGLQRACEQADPVLLEPIMSLEVLVPESYIGEVIGDLNSRHGRVEQIEPRGPIQVIRAIAPLSRMFGYSTKLRSITRGRGTFTMVFSHYDPVS from the coding sequence CCCATAAGATGGGAGAAGTCCATGATGGCCAGGCCACCATGGATTGGATGCCCGAAGAACAGGAGAGGGGAATCACAATTACATCCGCGGTTACAACCTGTTACTGGCTGGGAAAAGAGATACACATAATCGATACTCCCGGGCATGTGGATTTTACGATAGAGGTAGAGAGGTCTTTGAGGGTATTGGATGGTACGGTCGGGGTTTTCTGCGCGGTTGGAGGGGTTGAGCCACAGTCAGAGACCGTATGGCACCAGGCAGATAAATACAAAGTCCCAAAAATCGCCTTTATCAATAAAATGGACCGGCCCGGCGCTGACTTCTGGGGCACTATCAAACAGATGAAAGAACGGTTGGGGGTCTATCCGCTGATCCTGACATTACCTTTTGGTTCCGAGGATTCTTTCCAGGGTATATTCGATATCATTAAGGAAAAATTGGTCTTATGGGACGAAACAACTCAGGGAATAGAGTTTACAGAAAGTCCCATACCAGAAGAATACGGGCAAAAAGTATCTGAGGCCAGGGAAAATATGCTCGAAGCCCTTTCAGGCGTAGACGATGCCATAATGGAAAAATATCTGGATGAAGAAACCATAAGCGACAAGGAACTGCATGAAGCCATCAGGCGGGCCTGCATCGGACTTCAATGTGTCCCTGTTTATTGCGGCTCCGCACTCAAAAATAAGGGGGTACAACCTGTACTGGATGGCATAGTCAGATATCTGCCAAGCCCTCTGGATGTACCGCCAATAAAAGGCGTAATACCTGATACGGATACTGTTGAAGAATGTCTCAGTCAGGACAATGCCCCGCTTGCCGCTCTCGCCTTTAAGGTTCAGATGGATCAGGGGCGCAAGATGACTTATGTGCGGGTCTACTCCGGAAAATTGGTGACTGGAGATGAAGTATGGAATCCCGGGAAAAGATATAGGGAGAAGGTCGCCAGGATCTTGCGGATGCATGCCAACAAGAGAGAAAGGATCAAGGAAGCCGGAGCAGGTGACATAGTGGCTGTTATGGGTCTTAAGCATACCACAACAGGAGACACGCTCTGTGACCCGAAACACCCTATACTCCTTGAGCGCATTGAGACCTACCAGCCTGTGATCTCAGTTGCTGTGGAGCCCAAGACCATAGGACATCAAGAAAAAATAGATTCGGCCCTTAATAAGTTATCTGAGGAAGATCCTACCTTCAGGGTCAAATTCGATGAAGAGACCGGCCAGACAATCATCTCCGGCATGGGAGAGCTGCATCTGGAAATCCTGGTCCAAAGGCTGTCCAGAGAGTTTAATGTCCCTGTGAGAATAGGCAGACCTCAAGTGGTCTATCGTGAGACTATTCAGAAGTCAGTTACGATAGAAGAGCGGTTTGACAGGTTGATTGGTGACGGACGTCAAGTAGCTACTGTAATCATCCAGGTCTCACCCAGAGAGAGGAGGGGCGCCAATCGTGTAATCAGTGAACTGCAACCTGAAAGACTGCCAGAGGGTTACGAAGATCTTATTTTGGAAACATTAAGACAGAGACTCGAAAGCGGTGTTTTAAAGGGTTTTCCCATGATAGACATTGAGGTAATATTAAAAGACGCTTCTTTTGAAGAAGGTCTCTCTACTGATGTTTCTTTCAGGGCCGCAGCTTCTATAGGACTGCAACGGGCCTGCGAACAGGCCGACCCGGTGCTCCTTGAACCCATTATGAGTTTGGAAGTGCTGGTTCCGGAATCATATATTGGTGAAGTAATCGGTGATTTAAACAGTCGTCATGGCAGAGTCGAGCAGATTGAGCCCAGGGGACCGATTCAGGTTATCAGGGCGATTGCTCCGCTTTCCAGAATGTTTGGTTATTCTACAAAACTCAGGTCCATTACCCGAGGCAGAGGCACCTTCACAATGGTATTTTCCCATTATGATCCTGTTTCTTAG